From Prosthecobacter sp., the proteins below share one genomic window:
- the infA gene encoding translation initiation factor IF-1, with translation MEPEDEAKQKEEAIELEGTIAAVLAGTMFRVRLRNGHEVLAHISGKMRKKFIRLVIGDAVKIEMSPYDMDKARIVYRIG, from the coding sequence GTGGAGCCTGAGGATGAGGCCAAGCAAAAGGAAGAAGCCATCGAACTCGAAGGCACCATCGCTGCCGTGCTCGCCGGCACCATGTTCCGCGTGAGACTGCGCAATGGTCACGAAGTGCTGGCTCATATCTCCGGCAAGATGCGCAAAAAATTCATCCGTCTCGTCATCGGCGACGCCGTGAAGATTGAAATGTCGCCCTACGACATGGACAAGGCGCGCATCGTTTATCGCATCGGCTGA